AATATAAATTTTGTtcttaaaatatttcaaaaactaaaagtatacaaagtatatacaaattttttttttcaaaaaatgttgaaaatttctcagttttaataaaaaaaatcattttcgaaACCTTGTCTTCCTCTACCCTTTGAACTCCCAAATAGAGTTTTAGAATCAATTCTAGATGTTCTACAAATCTTAGATCTAATATGTTGGGCTCCGAGGCCAATCGGGTCACAACAATTCTTTGTTCTGTAAAAATACTTTTTTCACTATCTCattgttaattttaaattatttttgaaaatgtatTGCTCAGATATTGCCACTTAAATAGCTTCTTGCTAAACAAATTTTTAAATAGAGTTTCATATATGTCATACTTTTGAAAAGATTGAGTTATAGAAAGACATAGGAAATGCTACTTACTCTACTAATGTATTATGGACTAGGTAGATCCAATTTCGCCAATATAGTTTGTTACTTCAtgaatagtagtgattttagttTTCTGATATTGTAATTAGCCACACATTATTTGCTCTAATATTGTCTCATTCCAACCTAGCCTTGAAACTTTCAGAAGGGAAATTTCTCAATGAAAACAATGTTTAAAGCTCCACAAGTTAATAACATATTCAAAAACTCAACTAGAAAGGGTTTACATAATATGTTACAATTAAAAATGTGGTATGAAACTGAGAAACAAACAACCATGTTACTGCAAAACTTTTGGTTGTCATCATAAGTACTGTTAACAAAAGTCTCAGACCAAGAAAGCATATCCATATGGGCTTAAATATGGTACATGTCCTAAAACTGCAacgaaatatataaaaattatcatCACTTAAATCAATCTAAATCAGAAAAACAAAACTGAGAACCAACGGCGAACGAAATACAGATAACTCTTCCAATATGTATCATCATATGATATAAACTTTCATCTTCTACTATCTTCTCTTATTGGCTTTTTGGCTTCTCAATCTTCACATACGGCAAAACACCAAATAAACAAACGATTTTCGGAGACCAGCCACGTTGTTGAGCACGGCAAAACATCAAGAACGTGTTTGCAAAGTAGGAATTGAAGCCCATGAAAACATGCCATAAAGCATGGCCCTGTGGATTAACTGGCCATTGGGATATCTCCTTGCAGAAAACTCGATCACATAGCCAAAACAAACTTCCTAATAGAAGAGTGGCTACGTATAGCTTTGCTATCAGCTTGGCACACGCATCTGCGGTGTAGATGTAATACTTGTACATTCTTGGAATGCAGAGGAGACAGAGAAAGACGTAGTGGACTTTGAAGCCAATGCCAAAACGGACAAACGAATGGACACCAGCAAAAGCAACACcatacagaaataggaatatggGCATTGTACTACGATAGTGCCAATCCGGAGAGTAGAGGATGTACATGTACAGCAGAATCTCCCACACCATAGGAGTTTCGTCACTCTGCTGTTGCCTAATTAAAGTGAAACATTTGAAGAATAAATAGTCACCCAAAAACAAGATATTGATTGacaaacttttttcttttataaactaTGACAAACTTAATAATCAAAGTAGTTTAACAATCAACACTCAAATATAATGAAACAGTTTTTGTATAGTCAGAAACAATATCATTATTGATCTATCTAACGCTTTTGAAAATAAAACCCTTCCTTCCAGTAGCAAAAAAAGGTCATTTAACATAGGATATGAAGAAATACAAGGGGGAAAAAAGGATGTAGCGGCATAAAAATTAGCCTCTTAATTCAAATGCATAAGTGTCTCGTATGCATCAAAGTATGGTCAAATAGAGGAGTAAAATTTGAGCAAATATATATGATTCTGTGATATGCTATTTAGTATAAAGTGTAGTCAAATGGCGACTATAGCAGGGCTATAGCACAGTAACGTAGCACAACTTAAACAAACTGCTATGTTTCACGATCCGTAATTAACAACAGTGGAGAAACAGATTTGTATAAGTATATACGAATTGATTTATATTTATGAGATTAGAGAAAGAGATGCCAGTGGAAAACAACTAAACTAACATATCCATAAATCGTTCTTGATGTAAGGCTGCATTACTATACCAAATCCCAATTGATATTTATGGTTCAATACTCCCCTGTTACCAAACGAGGCTAGTGCGGGATGTATTCCGTGCAAACATTATAAATTATGCAAAGcaactcaaaaacaaaaaatgaaaagaaacacAAAATTAAATGAATTACTGCAAAAGAAGACCAAAATCAATACTTACACATGTTGTAAGGTAGCATGGTATAACATGCTTCCAAAGGCAAGTGTCATATTAGATACGTGAAGAACACTAAATCTTTTCTCAAACCGTTGTCTAAAAGCATTTATAAGACCAATGAGAGCCAAAAGAATGGTCGGAATGTTGGATATTGTGTTGAAAAATTCTGCAATATAAGATGAATATGCATAATTTTTTTCACAACACTCTATAGTTGACGTAACTGGACCCCAAAAGCTAGATATCGTTTCTGCCATTCTCCTCTACAGCCAGATGGTTTTCTTTTCTTATCAAATTATCCGTATATAAAGCTGCAGAGATCACAAGTTCCTGCAAATCATGCGGCAACATGGAAAAATACAATCAGTCTTGCAATTCATTCATAGGGATGGAGATAATAAGACATGAAGTAtttaatacaacaacaacaacaacaaccaagccttatcccacCAAGAGGAATCGGCTACATAGATCAACTTTTGCGATAATGTTTTTTCCAGGAGCTTCTCTTCAAATTATATGAAAAACAACATAAAAGTTCCAATCCACTATAGTTCAAGTGATAAGTAAACTATTCGTACAGAACCTATAGTGCCATTGCATTGCGTAGTTCTAGCAAACCGTTATTGTTTTACCATACACAATTTAGTACAAGATATCGTCAAATAACAGATATGGTAGCGCGCTATAGCATAGCAGAATCTAAACAAACTATTATTTTCTGTGATCCGCAGTCGACAACTCAGATATTACCTAACATTAACAACAATGTAGATGCACAAATGCAAGAAATAAACTCAAAAAAACCTAATAATGTTCGCTGGAAAATAAAATACCTATAGAAGAATATAAAATTGAGCAAAAAAACAATGTTCAAACTTTGAATTGAGCAATGTCTAATACACCCTAACACAAATACACATCAAGGAACCACAATAGTCACTCCCAAacaacaacttcaacacaaacaaaaacagCAATTtgggtttaataaaaaaaaacacaacattTGAGTATTCCTTATAAACGAATACAGACATAACATAACCAGATCGAACAaggataaaaaaaacaaaaattgtaaaaaaaaaaaattgatatgcaGGAGTGGAATTGGATCGAATCTGAGTGGTGCAAAAAAAGAAAAGCAATAATAGAAGTAATAATGGAAAAAGAAGCATACTtgaggaagaaaaagaaagggaTTGTGAAGAAATAGGTAGATCTCATCTCATCTCATCACTTTCTCTGTGTTTCTGTTTGAAATAATATTCGGTCAGAGAGGGATAATCTCTTTTCCTCGTACGGCGTGACCTTAAACGGAACTAATTTTGGggttaattaggttttttttaattaatctcGTTAAATTTTTTAACAATTTGATTTTAAGTATATATAATTGATTGAGAGGAATACCGTACGGACGGtagatataaattaaaaaaattctggGCTTTGACATCTATAAAATCTCAATTTATTCCTTGAAATAAGGGTGATAAAATGGGCCGCCTGCCCCGTCTCGCTTTATGTCcgcaaaaggaaaaaaaagtggGGTGGACATACCCACTAAGTCAAAGTGggtctaaaaattaaatttgtccctttttttaattaattaaatttttttattttttaatagataaatagatttttttttatcttttgattAAAATTTTTACTTactttttagaataattttttataatgcatcttttaaacaaattttacttaaaaaatattgcatatattcacaaataaatgtataaattaaaccattaataattagaattactaTAATTAACTTTAAAAAAGGCGGACTTAAGGCGAGATAGGCGGAATGAATAGGGGCGGCAGATTTTGGCGGGGCAAACATTGGCGGGAGGTGGGTTTTGGCGGGGCAAACATTGGTCACCTTGCGAAATTTCATTTATGCCCCCTGTTTTTGGAGATACACACCAGGAAAcactttttttacaattttttttcttccagAGTAGCATCTACAGAAGCATTCTAAAGTAGTGAACGTTGGAAAAacttcaaattaattcatttcagGAATTTTTCCGTAGGTACATCGACGCGCTAGAATTTTCCGTAGATGTACATACGGAACTATCTGATAAAGTTTAAACCAACATGATCACCCCCCATTGTTggttttcttcttcaacactcaccTCCACAACCTAAAAAAcctacatcatcaatatcatttttcactccaaaactccaactttttggtgcaacatatcaaagggagcaagagaagacAGAATTTTAGGTAAACATTCATCTTAATCCATTGCATTGATCACATTATGCATCAAATTTCTGTAAAAAATGTAACGTTCCATccataggtacatctacggaacgtgttgaaGACGAACACGTTCCAGTGGTACGTCTACAGAACATGTTTGTGTTGTTTTTTTCATCAGTCAtgtgattttgtgttatttgtgttATTGTTTACAAATAGGTATGACGCACCCCAATAATATCTCAAAAGAATTAGTTCCTTTAGTCGATGTTTCTCCGAATGTTGAAGGGGTTGTAGTAAAGGTTGTAGATGTCCACAATGACTTTATTAATAAGCAAGAGTTCGATGATCGTGATAGCATGCTCACATGGATTCGTAGGTGAAGAAGAAGTTTGTTTATGCGTGGCCGTGGACTGATAATGTCCGACACCTTGAGAATACAACCACCAACAGAGTTGAGTCGACGCGTGCTAGTTTGAAAAATTGGTTGGCTAATAGCAATGGTGGCTTGTGTCTAGATTGGGACACCGTAAATCTCATGATTAAAAACCaacataatgagatacaaaccaCATTTGGTCGGAGCATTACAGTGTTAGAACATCGATTTAAGGACAACATTCTTTATTCTCAATTGATCAGTAATATGTCTCGGCCCgacttaaattatatttttcacgAGGCCAAATGAGGTGAAACTGTAGGTTTCGATAACGCAAAATGTGGTTGCTCTATTTTTCATCAGCAAACCGCCTCCGACACCTATTCCACTGAAAACTCTATTCATCAAAGAGATGCATATTCCACAGAAAATTCCATTCATTGATGAGATGCCGacttttatgcacaaatacatcgAGCAGGTCGTCAATGTTGAGGGGGTCGGTAATTGTGGTTACCGGGCCGTCTCGGTTTTACTTGGTAATGGAGAGGATAGTCATACTCTTGTCTGTCATCAACTTATCCAAGAGTTGAAGACGCATAAAGACTCGTACACGCGGTTATATGGAGAGGAAGCTAAATTTGAAGCGGTTTATGAAGCTTTTGTTCCTTAGTTGGGTGCTTACGCACCAGTGTCAAAATGGACGAGATTTCTAGAAAtgggacatcttattgcatgTGCATATGATAGGTGTGAATTGACTTGACGTGATACGGGTTTTTGGAAACCTTTTTCCCGCTTCGCACTGCACCACCTATAAATCCAAATGATTGCATCATGTGTATTGGATGGCTTGCAAAATCGAGtcattttgtacaagtttacttgaaaccggAATACCCTATACCACATATGTCACCGGAATGGGCGCTTCATCATACGATAAATATCAAGACGTGGCCAGATCtttttgttgataggatgcacGAATTCGAAAGATTGAACAACATCGAAAACGAAACGAATgtggaaaagtcaaaattggaaccGCCAATAAATTCAGCCGGCGACagttcttttaatttattttgaattttgaaagtgtAATATAAGTACTatttaacattgcaatataatcatttttttttcaattcataATTCTAATGGaaggttaacattgcaatatTTAACACTGTAATATAAGTGTCATTTTTTGTCAAAAACTATGCTATATTGTTTTGCTACATTATTCTGTTATGTTAAAAAAACTATCAGAGAAAGTTCTGTAGATGTATCTATGGAagactcttaattttgaaaagTATGGATTTTCCATAGATATACATACGAAAACAAAATATCTAAGTTCTTTC
The Vicia villosa cultivar HV-30 ecotype Madison, WI unplaced genomic scaffold, Vvil1.0 ctg.000893F_1_1, whole genome shotgun sequence DNA segment above includes these coding regions:
- the LOC131632005 gene encoding alkaline ceramidase — protein: MAETISSFWGPVTSTIECCEKNYAYSSYIAEFFNTISNIPTILLALIGLINAFRQRFEKRFSVLHVSNMTLAFGSMLYHATLQHVQQQSDETPMVWEILLYMYILYSPDWHYRSTMPIFLFLYGVAFAGVHSFVRFGIGFKVHYVFLCLLCIPRMYKYYIYTADACAKLIAKLYVATLLLGSLFWLCDRVFCKEISQWPVNPQGHALWHVFMGFNSYFANTFLMFCRAQQRGWSPKIVCLFGVLPYVKIEKPKSQ